The following coding sequences are from one Paenibacillus sp. JDR-2 window:
- a CDS encoding dUTP diphosphatase: MSEITLEQLYEMQKALDARIIKEKGLEGQDLLPDTVLALQVELGELANEWRGFKHWSTDRAPRREKMLVEYVDCVHFFLSYALQEGIPFEELQDTVITLEGETASVFIDIITAVGLMEFDSGKFYEAWYDFSALGTLRLDFTWEQIVDAYMAKNKTNHDRQANGY, encoded by the coding sequence ATGAGTGAAATCACTTTGGAGCAGTTGTATGAAATGCAGAAGGCACTAGACGCTCGGATCATCAAGGAGAAAGGCTTGGAGGGTCAGGATCTGCTGCCGGATACGGTGCTGGCACTACAGGTGGAACTTGGCGAGCTGGCAAACGAATGGCGCGGATTTAAGCATTGGAGCACTGATCGGGCGCCGAGGCGGGAAAAAATGCTTGTGGAATATGTAGATTGCGTCCATTTCTTCCTGTCGTATGCACTGCAAGAAGGCATCCCATTTGAGGAGTTGCAGGATACTGTAATAACTCTTGAAGGTGAAACGGCATCTGTATTCATCGACATCATTACAGCAGTAGGGTTGATGGAATTCGACTCGGGTAAGTTTTATGAAGCATGGTACGACTTTTCAGCTCTCGGAACATTGCGCCTCGACTTTACTTGGGAACAAATCGTTGACGCATACATGGCCAAAAACAAAACCAATCATGATCGCCAGGCGAACGGGTACTGA
- a CDS encoding sigma factor-like helix-turn-helix DNA-binding protein — MGDAKKKKPEPIPELDERGFMKEFKDLERAYRATHKRLRAALVKTGENGSHPDENIIRGAISDVNFAIGWMQTGKRPGSKRGIERRGIYANTKLVDPLTLQSYANPINSRSGSSLTEDEKELLREALDLLSDQERECYVMSHGHGLTHAYIAEVMKLSKSAVASYIKRAHEKVSKDWQRTLF, encoded by the coding sequence ATGGGTGATGCTAAAAAGAAAAAGCCTGAACCAATCCCTGAGCTGGATGAGCGCGGGTTTATGAAGGAGTTCAAAGACCTGGAGCGTGCATACCGGGCGACACATAAGAGGCTGCGTGCAGCGCTGGTGAAGACTGGAGAAAACGGCAGTCATCCGGATGAGAACATTATCCGCGGCGCGATCTCAGATGTGAACTTCGCCATTGGCTGGATGCAGACCGGGAAGCGGCCGGGGAGTAAGCGGGGAATTGAGCGTAGGGGGATTTACGCTAATACGAAGCTGGTCGATCCATTAACACTTCAGAGTTATGCAAATCCGATAAACAGCCGCAGCGGCAGCTCATTAACGGAAGATGAAAAGGAACTATTGCGCGAAGCGCTGGATCTACTGAGCGATCAGGAACGCGAATGTTACGTGATGTCCCACGGCCACGGATTGACTCATGCTTATATCGCTGAAGTGATGAAGTTATCAAAGAGTGCAGTTGCATCCTATATAAAACGAGCACATGAAAAAGTGTCTAAGGACTGGCAGCGCACGTTGTTTTAA
- a CDS encoding DNA-methyltransferase, translating into MILHGDCRTVMASMEPEQFHTCVTSPPYWGLRDYGIPGSDWPEVTYTPMAGLPQVTVPAWNGCLGLEPTPEMFVAHSVLVFREVWRLLRPEGTLWMNYGDSYAKSGLSGMGDPTIGERNLGGMKAIAKSIPIGLKPKDLIGIPWRVAFALQADGWYLRMDNIWNKPNCMPESVKDRPTKAHEYMFLLSKSDRYYYDAEAIKEQMNDSSIARLSQDVENQQGSDRANGGSKKGMKAVGKAYSFARNVNEGKVPGQVKQHRTDREDVEYYGTRNKRSVWTVATAQFTEAHFATFPEKLIEPCILAGAPVDGKVLDPFGGSGTTLKVALENNRECTIIELGEQYVEIAERRTATLQPKLCF; encoded by the coding sequence ATGATTCTGCACGGAGATTGCCGTACCGTAATGGCCAGCATGGAGCCTGAGCAGTTTCATACTTGCGTAACATCACCGCCCTATTGGGGGTTGCGGGATTACGGGATACCAGGTAGCGACTGGCCTGAGGTCACCTATACGCCAATGGCCGGGCTGCCGCAAGTTACGGTTCCGGCTTGGAACGGATGCCTCGGTCTGGAACCAACGCCGGAAATGTTCGTCGCTCACAGCGTCCTGGTATTCAGGGAAGTGTGGCGTCTGCTGCGGCCAGAAGGGACGCTTTGGATGAATTATGGTGATAGTTACGCTAAGTCCGGTTTGTCAGGAATGGGAGATCCCACGATAGGTGAGCGGAATTTAGGTGGAATGAAGGCTATTGCCAAATCTATTCCAATTGGTCTAAAACCTAAGGATCTAATAGGAATCCCTTGGCGAGTGGCTTTCGCTCTACAGGCAGATGGATGGTATCTGCGGATGGATAATATCTGGAACAAACCAAACTGCATGCCTGAGAGTGTAAAGGATCGTCCGACAAAGGCTCACGAATACATGTTTCTGCTTAGCAAGTCAGATCGCTATTACTATGACGCTGAGGCAATCAAAGAGCAGATGAACGATTCAAGCATAGCAAGGCTTTCGCAGGATGTTGAGAACCAGCAAGGGTCAGACAGAGCTAATGGCGGAAGCAAAAAAGGTATGAAGGCAGTTGGCAAGGCTTATAGCTTTGCTCGGAATGTGAATGAAGGCAAAGTACCAGGACAAGTAAAGCAACATCGGACTGATCGTGAAGATGTTGAATATTACGGAACGAGGAATAAACGGTCGGTTTGGACAGTGGCCACTGCTCAATTCACTGAAGCACATTTCGCCACGTTCCCCGAGAAACTAATCGAACCATGTATTCTGGCCGGGGCGCCGGTTGACGGGAAAGTGCTTGATCCGTTCGGAGGATCCGGAACAACGTTAAAGGTTGCGCTGGAGAATAACCGTGAATGCACTATCATCGAGCTCGGTGAGCAGTATGTCGAGATTGCAGAACGGCGGACGGCAACGCTGCAGCCGAAGTTATGCTTCTGA
- a CDS encoding LexA family transcriptional repressor, with protein MGKEIKALSKRQKDALEFIQEYQAKNGYAPTIREVGTGLGLKSSSTIHAIMARLQQKGYLVREGKSPRALRAAEVQRPDVATMKRHDQMLVAVFRELREAVGD; from the coding sequence ATGGGGAAAGAGATCAAGGCTCTAAGCAAGCGTCAAAAAGATGCGCTGGAGTTCATCCAAGAGTATCAAGCTAAGAATGGATATGCTCCAACAATTCGAGAGGTAGGAACGGGACTCGGTTTAAAATCCTCCTCAACGATTCATGCAATAATGGCACGCCTGCAGCAGAAAGGCTATCTGGTTCGCGAAGGCAAGTCGCCGCGGGCGCTCCGGGCGGCAGAAGTACAGAGGCCGGACGTAGCGACAATGAAGCGGCATGACCAAATGCTTGTGGCGGTCTTCAGAGAATTGCGAGAGGCGGTGGGCGACTGA
- a CDS encoding HNH endonuclease signature motif containing protein — MVLRFTPEQKEYIRSNYEGKSNTELTASFNEFFGLDMDVIKIKTFKKNNRLNSGLTGRFGVERKPTGIQYKNGHMPHNSHPVGTEKVNGHGYVEVKIADPKYWKPKHVLVWEEHHQKQVPDGHVVIFGDGDNRNFTPDNLLLVTRGQLVMMNTKGLIKNDVDLTRTGIILADIGLKINQLKNKRRGGGKV; from the coding sequence GTGGTATTGCGATTCACTCCGGAACAGAAAGAATATATCCGATCCAATTACGAGGGTAAAAGCAATACGGAGTTAACAGCCAGCTTTAACGAATTCTTCGGATTGGATATGGATGTTATTAAAATAAAAACATTCAAGAAAAACAACAGATTAAACAGTGGTTTGACTGGTAGATTTGGTGTTGAACGTAAACCGACGGGGATCCAATACAAGAATGGTCATATGCCGCATAACTCGCATCCGGTTGGAACTGAAAAAGTTAACGGCCACGGGTATGTAGAAGTGAAAATTGCAGATCCGAAGTACTGGAAGCCGAAACATGTTCTTGTTTGGGAAGAACATCATCAGAAACAAGTGCCAGATGGTCATGTGGTTATATTCGGAGATGGCGACAACCGTAACTTTACTCCAGATAATTTATTACTTGTTACGAGAGGACAGCTCGTCATGATGAATACAAAAGGACTTATTAAAAATGATGTCGATCTGACAAGAACAGGTATTATCTTGGCTGATATAGGACTTAAAATCAATCAACTTAAAAATAAACGTCGAGGTGGAGGAAAAGTATGA
- the dnaB gene encoding replicative DNA helicase → MMQQKNDVLGILGIEEPRDIEAEQAVIGAIILNPDALEQAKERLGVGEWHDQSHARIYRGMMKLYDDGTPVDIRTLTAYLQDSDELSQIGGVSYLSRLVSAVPTAANTEYYIKRVKDMYLRREAIYGSLDLLKQAAEATDLKGFTAMAEAIGTKLTDEATPAREFVTMKSALMEVWEDAEKNYANRENNRGITGLSSGFEDLDKMTAGFQKSDLIIIAARPSVGKTAFALNIAQNIGVRLKETVAIFSLEMSAKQLVQRMISSEGNIEGEKLKTGYFEGDDWEKMSFAVAELAKANIFIDDTPGITVREIRAKCRKLKKEKGLGLILIDYLQLIQGRGGDNRQQEVSDISRTLKEIARELEVPVIALSQLSRKVEERKDKRPMMSDLRESGSIEQDADIVGFLYRDDYYDKESEKKNIIEIILAKQRNGPVGTVELAMLKKYGKLLNLERA, encoded by the coding sequence ATGATGCAACAGAAGAATGATGTCCTAGGCATCCTGGGCATCGAGGAGCCCCGGGATATAGAAGCAGAGCAGGCTGTAATTGGAGCGATCATCTTAAACCCGGATGCACTTGAGCAAGCGAAGGAGCGTCTGGGAGTCGGTGAGTGGCACGACCAAAGCCATGCTAGGATTTATCGAGGCATGATGAAGCTGTATGACGATGGTACGCCGGTAGACATCAGGACATTGACAGCGTACCTGCAGGACTCTGATGAATTAAGTCAAATCGGCGGTGTGTCGTACCTCTCTCGTTTAGTCTCAGCCGTCCCAACGGCCGCTAACACGGAGTATTACATCAAGCGAGTCAAAGATATGTACCTGCGTCGAGAAGCCATATACGGCTCTCTGGACCTTCTGAAGCAAGCTGCTGAGGCGACTGACTTAAAAGGGTTCACGGCAATGGCCGAAGCGATTGGAACGAAGCTCACCGATGAAGCAACTCCGGCAAGAGAGTTCGTAACGATGAAGTCCGCCCTGATGGAAGTCTGGGAGGATGCGGAGAAAAATTACGCAAACCGCGAGAACAACCGGGGTATCACCGGACTGTCGTCAGGGTTTGAGGACCTGGATAAGATGACAGCTGGCTTTCAAAAGTCCGACCTGATTATCATCGCTGCCCGGCCGTCAGTCGGTAAAACGGCTTTTGCTCTCAACATTGCCCAGAACATCGGCGTCCGCCTGAAAGAGACCGTTGCAATTTTCAGTCTTGAGATGAGTGCGAAGCAATTGGTTCAGAGGATGATCTCTTCTGAAGGCAACATCGAAGGCGAGAAGCTGAAGACAGGTTACTTCGAAGGCGACGATTGGGAGAAGATGAGTTTCGCGGTTGCTGAATTAGCAAAAGCAAATATCTTTATCGATGACACCCCGGGCATTACTGTTCGAGAGATCAGGGCGAAATGCCGAAAGCTTAAAAAGGAAAAAGGGCTTGGACTTATCCTGATCGATTATTTGCAACTCATTCAAGGCCGCGGCGGAGACAATCGGCAGCAAGAGGTCTCGGATATCTCCCGAACGCTTAAAGAGATCGCCCGGGAGCTGGAAGTACCAGTCATCGCATTATCCCAGTTGAGCCGGAAGGTTGAGGAACGTAAAGATAAACGTCCGATGATGTCGGACCTCCGGGAATCCGGATCTATAGAGCAAGACGCTGATATCGTTGGATTCTTGTACAGGGATGATTACTACGATAAGGAATCCGAGAAGAAGAACATCATTGAGATTATTCTTGCAAAGCAGCGGAATGGTCCGGTCGGCACGGTAGAACTCGCAATGTTGAAGAAATATGGTAAGCTGTTGAATTTGGAACGAGCATAG
- a CDS encoding DUF1642 domain-containing protein, whose protein sequence is MSKLTSEKLKNITLFAGRYVEVRWLLEHIKALDLELKIAKEDEERAVSAADRLTENVAQLHMEKQELQNLVNALRAPVVLPKEVAEALEHCKDRYTPEQLAYYAVQSPTYPYGSKTPELCTLRDHANKFHTLDLVNAIQFGYTVEEPVDHKERLRVDIERLVTTWDRTLPKSTLVRDIDERLNDYFQEIAK, encoded by the coding sequence ATGAGCAAGTTGACATCTGAAAAGCTTAAAAATATCACACTATTCGCTGGTCGTTATGTAGAAGTCAGATGGTTACTAGAACATATTAAAGCTCTTGATCTTGAACTGAAGATTGCAAAGGAAGATGAAGAAAGAGCAGTATCTGCTGCGGATCGCTTGACGGAGAATGTGGCGCAGCTGCATATGGAGAAGCAGGAGCTTCAGAATCTAGTGAACGCATTGAGAGCGCCCGTTGTGCTCCCGAAAGAGGTAGCGGAAGCGTTGGAGCATTGCAAGGATAGATATACACCGGAACAGTTAGCCTATTACGCGGTTCAGTCACCAACATATCCTTACGGTTCGAAAACGCCAGAATTATGCACTTTGAGAGATCACGCGAATAAGTTCCATACACTAGACCTCGTCAATGCAATTCAATTCGGCTACACCGTAGAAGAACCAGTCGATCACAAGGAACGCCTGCGGGTCGATATAGAGCGTCTTGTAACGACCTGGGACCGAACACTTCCGAAGTCAACATTGGTCAGAGATATCGACGAACGGCTGAACGACTACTTTCAAGAAATCGCGAAATGA
- a CDS encoding replication protein has product MAKPQKENGYTPIAHEILDEICFRKFNATQLRIIMKVWRLTYGYNRKDHDFSNSFLQMTTGISEASIKREVTALIKSKVLKVTKQATSTEARKVSFNKDYEQWDIPKSGDYQMEEYDLFGVSEMIPQDESRGIRNDPSEVSDLIPQSGVLSDQIRSPYKEIKILKKSIKEKESMFENFWSVYPRRVSRQQALITWNKHCKDPNFDPDLVIANTVNFTETHKLIQTKPNFILHASTYLNQKRYEDYPTVDPEGIAASNNKFDSNLDFLKNQLGGGGPEQGTSYPALGEGNRGLPE; this is encoded by the coding sequence ATGGCAAAGCCGCAGAAGGAAAATGGCTATACGCCGATAGCGCATGAAATACTCGATGAGATTTGCTTCCGGAAATTCAATGCCACGCAGCTTCGCATCATCATGAAGGTTTGGCGCCTGACCTACGGATACAACCGGAAGGACCACGATTTTTCAAACTCCTTCCTCCAGATGACGACCGGGATATCGGAGGCTAGCATCAAGCGAGAGGTTACCGCACTCATCAAGAGTAAGGTCCTGAAGGTAACGAAGCAAGCGACGAGTACGGAAGCCCGGAAAGTTTCTTTCAATAAAGATTACGAGCAATGGGACATCCCGAAAAGTGGTGATTATCAAATGGAAGAATACGACCTGTTCGGGGTATCAGAAATGATCCCTCAAGATGAATCTCGGGGTATCAGAAATGATCCCTCAGAAGTATCAGATCTGATACCTCAAAGCGGGGTTTTGAGTGATCAGATTCGATCCCCATATAAAGAAATAAAGATCTTAAAGAAAAGTATTAAAGAAAAGGAGAGTATGTTCGAAAACTTCTGGTCTGTTTATCCAAGAAGAGTGTCCAGACAACAAGCTCTAATAACCTGGAATAAGCACTGTAAAGATCCTAACTTCGACCCTGATCTTGTTATCGCTAATACAGTGAATTTTACAGAGACCCATAAGCTCATTCAGACCAAACCGAACTTTATCCTTCATGCTTCCACTTATCTGAACCAAAAGCGTTATGAAGATTATCCAACCGTAGATCCAGAAGGGATAGCAGCCAGCAATAATAAATTCGATTCCAACCTAGATTTTCTTAAAAACCAATTAGGAGGTGGCGGACCTGAACAGGGAACAAGTTATCCTGCTCTTGGCGAAGGCAACCGCGGCCTACCCGAATAA
- a CDS encoding DNA cytosine methyltransferase has translation MKQLLRELIVDNFAGGGGASTGIELAIGRSVDVAINHDPAAIAMHKANHPDTEHYCESVWDVDPRQVARGQQVALCWLSPDCKHFSKAKGGKPKEKGIRGLAWVAVRWAATVRPRVIMLENVEEFKTWGPLLKDGMPDPDKKGKTFKAFINALKRQGYEVDYRELRACDYGAPTIRKRFFLVARCDGKPIVWPKPTHGDPNSIEVKKGLLKPWRTAGEIIDWSLECMSIFERKKPLAENTMRRIARGIHKFVLNNPNPFVIKVNHQGEMFRGQQISEPLQTVTAKNGWGIVTPYIARIGQTGFGGDRLSYEMDTPLTTVTTKAEHLLIQPKMVAAFLAQYHSETASHDARGQELDRPILTLDTSNRYGLVAAHLARHFGESVGSSADDPVGTVTAGGGGKTSLVTSHLIKMKGTNIGQPITDPVQTITAGGLHFGEVRAFLMKYYGTGEGQEISEPLHTIPTKDRFGLVTVHGQDYAIVDIGMRMLEPHELFAAQGFPEEYIISKDADGKQYPKSAQVARCGNSVPPPFAEHLVRANLPELCKDVPYGGEHQLELQLV, from the coding sequence ATGAAGCAGCTCCTTCGAGAACTGATAGTCGATAACTTCGCCGGCGGCGGTGGGGCAAGCACAGGAATTGAACTGGCGATCGGGCGAAGCGTCGATGTAGCGATTAATCATGATCCAGCAGCCATAGCGATGCACAAGGCAAACCATCCGGACACAGAGCATTATTGCGAGTCGGTATGGGATGTCGATCCGCGACAGGTAGCCCGGGGGCAACAAGTGGCACTGTGCTGGCTCTCACCGGATTGCAAGCACTTCAGTAAGGCGAAAGGCGGAAAGCCAAAGGAGAAAGGTATCCGTGGTCTAGCGTGGGTAGCAGTTCGTTGGGCGGCAACGGTCCGGCCGCGGGTTATCATGCTGGAGAACGTTGAGGAATTCAAAACGTGGGGGCCGCTGCTTAAGGACGGCATGCCAGATCCGGATAAGAAGGGCAAGACATTCAAGGCATTCATAAATGCCCTGAAACGGCAAGGATATGAAGTTGATTATCGGGAGCTCCGGGCATGCGATTACGGAGCGCCGACAATTCGAAAGCGATTCTTTCTAGTTGCCCGGTGTGACGGCAAGCCGATTGTCTGGCCGAAGCCAACCCACGGGGACCCGAACAGCATTGAGGTAAAAAAGGGGCTGCTAAAACCGTGGCGGACGGCCGGGGAAATTATTGATTGGTCGCTTGAGTGCATGAGCATCTTCGAACGGAAGAAGCCGCTGGCTGAGAACACCATGCGCCGGATCGCGCGGGGAATTCATAAGTTCGTACTTAACAACCCAAACCCATTTGTCATCAAGGTTAATCATCAAGGCGAAATGTTTAGAGGGCAACAAATTAGCGAACCTTTGCAAACGGTGACGGCAAAGAACGGATGGGGCATCGTCACTCCGTATATAGCTCGGATCGGGCAGACCGGATTCGGCGGAGATCGACTGTCATACGAGATGGATACTCCGCTAACGACGGTAACAACAAAGGCAGAGCACCTTCTAATCCAGCCCAAAATGGTAGCTGCATTCCTTGCTCAGTATCACAGCGAAACGGCCAGTCACGATGCCCGCGGGCAAGAGCTTGATCGTCCGATTCTGACCCTCGATACATCGAACCGATACGGCCTAGTTGCTGCTCACCTTGCTCGTCACTTTGGAGAATCGGTTGGCAGCTCGGCGGATGATCCAGTTGGCACTGTAACCGCCGGCGGTGGAGGAAAGACTTCGCTCGTAACAAGTCATCTGATCAAGATGAAGGGAACGAACATCGGACAGCCGATAACAGACCCGGTACAAACCATTACTGCCGGCGGGCTACACTTTGGCGAGGTTCGCGCCTTCTTGATGAAATACTACGGCACCGGCGAAGGACAGGAAATCAGCGAGCCGCTGCACACTATACCGACAAAAGATCGTTTCGGACTCGTGACAGTACACGGCCAGGATTACGCGATCGTAGATATCGGCATGCGGATGCTGGAGCCTCACGAGTTGTTCGCGGCACAGGGGTTCCCGGAGGAATACATCATTTCCAAGGATGCAGACGGCAAGCAGTATCCGAAATCTGCACAGGTAGCCCGCTGCGGAAACTCGGTACCGCCGCCGTTCGCGGAGCATCTGGTAAGGGCGAACCTGCCGGAGCTTTGCAAGGATGTACCGTATGGCGGAGAACATCAGCTCGAGCTGCAGTTGGTGTAA
- a CDS encoding 2-methylcitrate dehydratase, translated as MFVFESSVRMSAGELDAIAEMIDTDVNLGLDAQVISYRIQRNAATNEPVVTYKVDDKGVVSEIKEAGQQAEMQLDGVPPVKHQIVEEEAELSRSVVNEFILSGLAPSYSDLEYDFNKIMDRYTNGESYLRIASDLDLSSGRLAELLEEYSRRVAPLAAKWHEWREGQTKAVDEVIEKSLNKPEEQQSSDAKEESQEEEASDQEPQEVSESREDSDDLED; from the coding sequence GTGTTCGTTTTTGAATCATCCGTTCGTATGAGTGCCGGCGAGCTCGATGCTATCGCTGAAATGATCGACACTGACGTAAACCTCGGCCTCGATGCTCAAGTTATCAGTTACCGGATCCAACGCAACGCTGCTACGAATGAACCGGTTGTTACCTACAAGGTCGATGACAAAGGCGTTGTTAGCGAGATTAAAGAAGCTGGTCAGCAAGCTGAAATGCAATTGGATGGAGTTCCGCCAGTCAAACACCAGATCGTCGAGGAAGAGGCAGAGCTGTCGCGCAGTGTCGTGAACGAATTCATACTCAGCGGACTGGCTCCAAGCTATTCTGACCTCGAATACGACTTCAATAAGATCATGGATCGATACACGAATGGCGAAAGCTATCTCCGGATCGCTTCGGACCTTGACTTATCGAGCGGCAGACTGGCTGAGTTACTTGAAGAATATAGCCGACGCGTTGCTCCTCTGGCAGCCAAGTGGCATGAATGGCGGGAAGGGCAGACGAAGGCAGTCGACGAGGTGATTGAAAAGTCGTTGAACAAACCGGAAGAACAGCAGTCTTCGGACGCGAAAGAGGAATCCCAGGAGGAAGAAGCTAGCGATCAAGAACCTCAAGAAGTGAGCGAGTCGAGAGAAGACAGCGACGACCTCGAGGACTAA
- a CDS encoding recombinase family protein, whose product MALMGAPTKRVACLYRVSTKGQLLGDDIPTQRRSCMEFIERQPGWVFVKEYIEGGVSGFKVSAKKRDEIQRAKAAAEKGEFDVLLVFMFDRLGRRDDETPFVLKWFVQQGIEMWSVSEGQQKFEDHTDDLINYLRFWQSSGESKKTSMRVTENHNQMGEDGLFSGGTAPYGYQLIPSGVYNKKRKELLKRAIEPETAAIVDELYSLAEYMGSNRIAKHMNEVRDVPSPTGGQWTSGVINYILRNPIYKGYPAIGKRRSKMGVFAMQDPNEWILAKEQVQELVIIQEDKWDRVQLMRSSKSPKKKSGEERGYHINISKSPLLLVGLINCGYCGAPLTTTYNRKKYKLADGNEVIQNYPKYRCSGKAMGKSCDGQTLYSQNRIESAVLDEIDIYLDQLKQVDFTAHINSFQKQNVAGDKKEQKKIASELEKKRKEVEVLTGEVTKSIMGQSSFKPELLNSLIEKADAELHELEIAYQKATAKIAEKQVEVQEMEILRKHIPVWKEVFKSSPIEKQKMMLAAIIEGVIVKRDDIEINVKLHLSHFISFGSETESRGRAHRWQR is encoded by the coding sequence ATGGCATTGATGGGAGCGCCGACTAAACGGGTCGCTTGTTTATATAGGGTTTCAACAAAAGGGCAATTGCTTGGCGATGATATTCCAACACAAAGACGATCCTGCATGGAGTTTATTGAACGGCAGCCGGGCTGGGTATTTGTGAAGGAATACATCGAGGGCGGAGTATCCGGATTTAAGGTGTCTGCAAAAAAAAGAGATGAGATTCAGCGTGCCAAGGCAGCTGCCGAGAAGGGCGAATTCGATGTTCTTCTCGTGTTCATGTTCGACCGGCTGGGGCGCCGTGATGATGAGACGCCTTTCGTACTGAAATGGTTTGTGCAGCAGGGTATCGAAATGTGGTCGGTATCGGAAGGGCAACAGAAGTTTGAAGACCATACGGATGATCTTATCAATTACCTTCGCTTTTGGCAGTCGAGTGGCGAGAGCAAGAAGACATCCATGCGGGTAACTGAAAACCACAACCAAATGGGCGAAGATGGCCTGTTTAGTGGCGGTACAGCTCCATACGGTTATCAACTTATTCCATCCGGTGTTTATAACAAAAAAAGAAAAGAGCTGCTGAAACGTGCAATTGAGCCTGAGACTGCAGCGATTGTAGACGAGCTGTATAGTTTGGCTGAATATATGGGAAGTAATCGAATAGCCAAACATATGAACGAAGTACGCGATGTTCCTTCTCCAACTGGAGGTCAATGGACCTCTGGGGTTATTAACTACATTTTAAGAAATCCGATTTACAAAGGTTATCCTGCGATCGGTAAACGAAGAAGTAAGATGGGTGTTTTTGCAATGCAGGACCCTAATGAATGGATCTTGGCAAAGGAACAAGTTCAAGAATTAGTTATCATTCAGGAAGACAAGTGGGATAGAGTTCAGCTGATGAGAAGCTCGAAGTCGCCAAAGAAGAAAAGCGGGGAAGAACGCGGGTACCACATCAATATTAGCAAGAGTCCATTATTGCTTGTCGGGTTGATTAACTGCGGGTATTGCGGAGCTCCATTAACAACGACATACAATCGGAAAAAGTATAAGCTAGCTGACGGTAATGAGGTAATCCAGAACTACCCTAAATACCGGTGCAGCGGGAAGGCTATGGGTAAGTCTTGTGACGGACAAACATTGTACTCTCAAAACAGAATAGAATCTGCTGTGCTTGATGAGATCGATATATACCTGGACCAATTGAAGCAAGTAGATTTCACAGCTCACATTAATTCATTCCAAAAGCAAAATGTGGCCGGTGATAAAAAGGAGCAGAAGAAGATTGCTTCCGAGCTAGAGAAGAAACGTAAAGAGGTTGAGGTGCTAACTGGCGAGGTAACAAAATCAATTATGGGACAAAGCTCTTTCAAACCTGAGTTGCTAAACTCCCTGATTGAGAAGGCTGATGCCGAATTGCATGAACTGGAGATTGCATATCAGAAAGCGACAGCTAAGATTGCTGAAAAGCAAGTCGAAGTGCAGGAGATGGAAATACTACGTAAGCATATCCCAGTTTGGAAGGAAGTCTTCAAGAGCTCGCCGATCGAAAAGCAAAAGATGATGTTGGCAGCCATTATAGAAGGCGTGATTGTTAAAAGGGATGATATCGAAATCAATGTGAAGCTTCATCTTTCACACTTTATCTCTTTTGGTAGTGAAACTGAATCACGCGGTAGAGCGCATCGCTGGCAGCGATGA